One region of Armigeres subalbatus isolate Guangzhou_Male chromosome 3, GZ_Asu_2, whole genome shotgun sequence genomic DNA includes:
- the LOC134225728 gene encoding MICOS complex subunit MIC27 isoform X1, with protein MMIRGVGCGVPFVLGAAAVVKASENTGTPVAGDASKATKPIVCKPSELPLYRPINQKVTCECEGHKESVPSKPVQAIEEGIRAVRVQVSDASHLLTDQKKQVVQWYEDGKKQTKFIRDYLNEEDNTMPRVGAIAIGGLAGLIFGLRGGFIRRLLYTSVGAGGVASVCYPQEAELYAQHGLVEAKKFATIGYNFVYGVKPGDEQLELPTIPTSIGELKDSVSGLAKSAYNVVFPDKK; from the exons a TGATGATCCGTGGTGTGGGCTGCGGAGTCCCGTTTGTTTTGGGAGCTGCTGCCGTCGTGAAAGCTTCAGAAAACACCGGCACCCCCGTCGCAGGAGATGCTAGCAAAGCAACAAAACCCATCGTTTGTAAGCCATCGGAGCTGCCCCTTTACCGGCCAATCAATCAAAAAGTAACCTGCGAGTGCGAAGGCCACAAGGAGAGCGTTCCCTCCAAGCCCGTTCAAGCCATAGAAGAAGGAATCCGTGCGGTTCGGGTGCAGGTGTCCGATGCATCGCATCTGCTGACGGACCAGAAGAAGCAAGTTGTCCAGTGGTATGAGGATGGGAAGAAGCAAACTAAAT TTATTCGTGATTACCTAAACGAAGAGGACAACACGATGCCTCGTGTGGGTGCGATAGCCATCGGCGGTTTAGCGGGTTTGATTTTCGGACTCCGAGGTGGATTCATCCGTCGTCTGCTGTACACGTCGGTCGGTGCCGGAGGCGTTGCGTCGGTCTGCTACCCCCAGGAAGCGGAACTGTACGCCCAGCATGGTTTGGTAGAAGCGAAGAAATTTGCCACCATCGGCTACAACTTTGTGTACGGTGTGAAGCCCGGCGATGAACAACTCGAACTGCCAACAATTCCTACCAGCATTGGTGAACTAAAAGACAGCGTTTCAGGACTTGCAAAATCTGCATATAATGTGGTGTTTcctgataaaaaataa
- the LOC134225728 gene encoding MICOS complex subunit MIC27 isoform X2, which produces MIRGVGCGVPFVLGAAAVVKASENTGTPVAGDASKATKPIVCKPSELPLYRPINQKVTCECEGHKESVPSKPVQAIEEGIRAVRVQVSDASHLLTDQKKQVVQWYEDGKKQTKFIRDYLNEEDNTMPRVGAIAIGGLAGLIFGLRGGFIRRLLYTSVGAGGVASVCYPQEAELYAQHGLVEAKKFATIGYNFVYGVKPGDEQLELPTIPTSIGELKDSVSGLAKSAYNVVFPDKK; this is translated from the exons ATGATCCGTGGTGTGGGCTGCGGAGTCCCGTTTGTTTTGGGAGCTGCTGCCGTCGTGAAAGCTTCAGAAAACACCGGCACCCCCGTCGCAGGAGATGCTAGCAAAGCAACAAAACCCATCGTTTGTAAGCCATCGGAGCTGCCCCTTTACCGGCCAATCAATCAAAAAGTAACCTGCGAGTGCGAAGGCCACAAGGAGAGCGTTCCCTCCAAGCCCGTTCAAGCCATAGAAGAAGGAATCCGTGCGGTTCGGGTGCAGGTGTCCGATGCATCGCATCTGCTGACGGACCAGAAGAAGCAAGTTGTCCAGTGGTATGAGGATGGGAAGAAGCAAACTAAAT TTATTCGTGATTACCTAAACGAAGAGGACAACACGATGCCTCGTGTGGGTGCGATAGCCATCGGCGGTTTAGCGGGTTTGATTTTCGGACTCCGAGGTGGATTCATCCGTCGTCTGCTGTACACGTCGGTCGGTGCCGGAGGCGTTGCGTCGGTCTGCTACCCCCAGGAAGCGGAACTGTACGCCCAGCATGGTTTGGTAGAAGCGAAGAAATTTGCCACCATCGGCTACAACTTTGTGTACGGTGTGAAGCCCGGCGATGAACAACTCGAACTGCCAACAATTCCTACCAGCATTGGTGAACTAAAAGACAGCGTTTCAGGACTTGCAAAATCTGCATATAATGTGGTGTTTcctgataaaaaataa